Proteins co-encoded in one bacterium genomic window:
- a CDS encoding DUF4365 domain-containing protein, which translates to MQILRSTLPPHWILRILQPDYGIDCEIEIVEDTSVTGALIKAQIKGTAGKSARERQVVHVKSASVRYWLLSPVPVILVEVDEAKQVVRWLDVREYLLAKGFLDGDRMMRAARIPFDFKHSFLLPDNVSELREIALEHQAGVMRKWEEDQAWLTRSYIAFHYLIILYNGDIDSYIEYMRKNGSMEQMQEDLPLLFSIREQLADDPELIHRIRRLVEEGLSDDQEWDM; encoded by the coding sequence GTGCAGATACTTCGGTCCACACTTCCGCCCCACTGGATCCTGAGGATACTGCAACCTGATTATGGGATCGATTGTGAGATTGAAATCGTCGAGGATACGTCCGTGACCGGTGCGCTGATCAAGGCACAGATCAAGGGGACAGCGGGAAAAAGCGCTCGTGAAAGGCAAGTGGTCCACGTCAAGTCGGCGAGCGTGCGTTACTGGCTACTATCGCCCGTGCCAGTGATCCTGGTAGAAGTCGACGAAGCCAAGCAAGTAGTCAGATGGCTAGATGTTCGGGAGTATCTTCTAGCGAAGGGGTTCCTGGATGGCGACCGGATGATGAGAGCTGCACGAATCCCGTTCGACTTCAAACACTCATTCCTACTACCGGACAATGTCAGTGAGTTAAGGGAGATAGCACTGGAGCACCAAGCCGGAGTAATGAGGAAGTGGGAAGAAGATCAGGCATGGCTAACACGAAGCTACATAGCCTTTCACTACCTGATAATCCTGTACAATGGCGACATTGACTCGTACATTGAATACATGCGGAAGAACGGATCTATGGAGCAAATGCAGGAGGACTTACCTCTTCTGTTTTCCATCCGCGAGCAACTGGCGGATGACCCTGAGCTCATCCATCGGATCAGGAGGCTGGTAGAAGAGGGTTTGTCGGATGACCAAGAATGGGACATGTGA
- a CDS encoding ferredoxin, whose translation MADKDAKLPENAAGKFYVDDQCIDCDACRATAPDNFERDEEQGYSYVSKQPANDAELQLCIEAMEGCPTEAIGDDGE comes from the coding sequence ATGGCTGACAAGGACGCAAAACTTCCCGAAAATGCTGCGGGAAAGTTCTATGTAGATGACCAGTGCATCGATTGCGATGCGTGCCGTGCGACAGCACCTGACAACTTCGAGCGCGACGAGGAGCAGGGTTACTCCTACGTCAGCAAGCAGCCGGCGAACGACGCCGAACTGCAACTGTGCATCGAAGCCATGGAAGGCTGCCCGACCGAGGCTATCGGCGACGACGGCGAGTAA
- the tsaA gene encoding tRNA (N6-threonylcarbamoyladenosine(37)-N6)-methyltransferase TrmO, with translation MSCSEYVCQSIGIIHSEHSTPESTPVQPAYAKGCVGVVEVSEEFAEGLRDLDGFSHIYLIYHFDRADTPRLILKPFLQDVERGLFSTRAPARPSGIGISIVELLGRDGNKLHVDRLDVLDRTPLLDIKPYTAKFDCIPNTRNGWQDEVDEQTAQLRGKRGYVAT, from the coding sequence ATGAGCTGTAGCGAGTACGTTTGCCAGTCGATCGGGATCATTCACAGCGAGCATAGCACTCCGGAATCCACTCCCGTGCAGCCCGCATACGCGAAAGGCTGCGTCGGAGTCGTCGAAGTCTCCGAAGAATTCGCCGAGGGACTCCGCGATCTTGATGGCTTCTCACACATCTACCTCATCTACCACTTCGACCGCGCAGACACCCCGAGACTTATCCTGAAGCCGTTTCTTCAGGACGTCGAGCGCGGCCTCTTCTCAACACGAGCCCCGGCACGCCCGAGCGGAATCGGAATCAGCATCGTTGAATTGCTCGGTCGCGACGGAAACAAACTGCACGTCGATCGACTTGATGTTCTGGATAGAACGCCCCTGCTCGACATCAAGCCCTACACCGCGAAGTTCGATTGTATTCCAAACACGCGCAACGGTTGGCAGGACGAAGTGGATGAACAAACCGCACAACTCAGGGGCAAACGAGGTTACGTCGCCACGTGA
- a CDS encoding DUF302 domain-containing protein produces the protein MPSMMLTVHESPYSIDETCTRLTESIEANGWSSPAVRNMNNAMSKEGVQMESPVRIVELCKAEYAREVLQSNPEVATLMPCAFAVYENQGKVYVSGMNTGLMGKMFGGTIAEVMGGRVSADEARILSCLE, from the coding sequence ATGCCGTCCATGATGCTGACCGTTCACGAAAGTCCATACAGCATCGATGAAACCTGCACGCGCCTGACAGAATCGATCGAGGCAAACGGTTGGAGTTCGCCCGCCGTCCGCAACATGAACAATGCGATGAGCAAGGAAGGCGTCCAGATGGAATCGCCCGTGCGAATTGTGGAACTCTGCAAGGCGGAGTACGCCCGCGAAGTCCTGCAAAGCAATCCCGAGGTGGCGACACTTATGCCGTGCGCCTTCGCGGTATATGAAAACCAGGGCAAAGTCTACGTCAGCGGAATGAACACGGGCTTGATGGGAAAGATGTTCGGCGGAACGATCGCCGAAGTCATGGGCGGCAGAGTCTCCGCTGACGAGGCTCGAATTCTCAGTTGCCTGGAATAA
- a CDS encoding DUF89 family protein, which translates to MKTFLDCIPCFVRQTLQATREVSADPETQERMLREILRWTSEMDLNQSPPELGQRIHRRLRELIAQDDPYREAKERQNRMALRILDEVREDAFRGNAFEFAVRLAAAGNSIDLAFDPLLSDGAVRTAVQRSLKGVFVGDIDAFRRVVESAKDILFLADNAGEIVFDRLLIEHFPPGKTTVAVRGAPIINDATHEDAKAIGLDRLAEIIDNGSDAPGTILSDCSPQFRERFDSADLIIAKGQGNYETLSEEHGPLYFLFKAKCPVIADHAGLPLGAHILVKNKNHMPRGGTVTQ; encoded by the coding sequence GTGAAGACTTTCCTCGACTGTATTCCCTGCTTCGTTCGCCAGACTCTGCAAGCGACCCGAGAAGTGAGCGCCGATCCTGAAACCCAGGAGCGCATGCTTCGCGAGATCCTCCGCTGGACCAGCGAGATGGATCTGAATCAATCGCCGCCGGAACTTGGACAGCGCATTCACCGTCGTCTCCGAGAACTCATCGCTCAGGACGATCCCTATCGTGAAGCGAAGGAGCGCCAGAACCGCATGGCACTTCGAATTCTCGACGAAGTCCGGGAGGATGCCTTCAGAGGCAATGCGTTCGAGTTCGCTGTTCGCCTCGCAGCGGCAGGAAACAGCATCGATCTCGCTTTCGATCCTCTGTTGTCGGATGGCGCCGTGCGCACCGCCGTGCAGCGTTCTTTGAAAGGCGTCTTTGTCGGAGACATCGATGCATTCCGACGAGTTGTTGAGAGCGCAAAGGACATCCTGTTCCTGGCAGATAATGCCGGAGAAATCGTCTTCGATCGCTTGCTGATCGAACACTTTCCGCCCGGCAAGACTACAGTTGCCGTCCGCGGCGCACCGATCATCAACGATGCAACACACGAGGACGCGAAGGCCATCGGGTTGGATCGTTTGGCGGAGATCATCGACAATGGATCGGACGCCCCGGGAACGATCCTCAGCGATTGCAGTCCACAGTTCCGCGAGAGATTCGATAGCGCGGACCTGATTATCGCCAAGGGGCAGGGAAACTACGAAACGCTGAGTGAAGAACACGGGCCGCTTTACTTCCTGTTCAAGGCGAAGTGCCCGGTCATTGCGGACCATGCGGGACTACCGCTCGGAGCCCACATTCTGGTGAAGAACAAGAATCACATGCCAAGAGGAGGCACCGTCACTCAATGA
- a CDS encoding PaaI family thioesterase — protein MKNGKETDESTSLSCKFGHDWCIMCGEKNPSSLHLSFKPESVDCVRAEFHCEERLQGYTGIQHGGVVSALLDAAMTHCLFHKGIRAVTAELNVRFRHSIPHDAIVTIRGWITSANPRLYRLRSDIRIGDRVMATGEAKFMRT, from the coding sequence TTGAAGAATGGCAAAGAGACGGACGAGAGCACTTCGCTGAGTTGCAAGTTCGGTCACGACTGGTGCATCATGTGCGGAGAGAAGAATCCCTCCTCATTGCATCTGTCGTTCAAGCCGGAGTCGGTCGACTGTGTCCGAGCGGAGTTCCATTGCGAGGAACGCCTACAGGGCTACACCGGCATCCAGCACGGCGGCGTTGTTTCGGCCCTGCTGGACGCGGCCATGACTCATTGCCTCTTTCACAAGGGGATCCGCGCCGTGACAGCGGAGTTGAACGTGCGATTCCGCCACTCTATCCCCCACGATGCGATCGTAACGATCCGCGGCTGGATCACCTCCGCCAACCCGAGGCTCTATCGCCTGAGGTCCGACATCCGCATCGGCGACCGCGTGATGGCGACCGGCGAGGCGAAATTCATGAGGACCTGA
- a CDS encoding efflux RND transporter permease subunit yields the protein MSLTKFAVAAPVKVTMIFVAVLLLGYISMTRLPTNLFPDIRAPKVTTTIRTQGLSPVEVERRINEPLERQLYTIRGVVDVETIARSDSAVIITEFTWDTPLDFAFLDVKKAVADLQRDRQQEIESVSVLRYDPNAAPVMTVGLVGPKGSDLEDLRRLAEQTLKPRFERLEGVANVVVSGGVQREIRIALDQTLLLTYGIDVQTVANALRQSNVNASGGYVSEGTRRFLLKTVGEFQDLEDVRSVVVSRQGETAILLEDVAHVTLEPKEPKGIVLVNGRKGIGLSFYREAESNTVAVADRVKGEIRTLQGWATPEERDAPKQPRRGGMGPGGPGMMAMQQTSTILPPDTSLIVSNDQSEFIRAAIREVRNNAILGGLLAVAVLLLFLRDIRTTLIIAIAIPVSIIATFNLMYFQGLTLNLMTLGGLALGTGMLVDNAIVVLENIFRLRQEGKDAKHSAGEGAKQVSGAIIASTLTTVVVFLPIVYVKGVAGLLFKEQALTVAYSLVASLIVALLLIPMLASRFLSSPPKNLMTSDAGTEDMPQARRNWYTGVLRLALKVRWLVLLLAFGSLGITWVLLQQIPQEFLPRTEQRQIGIRLVMPSGTPIEATEQVVENVLGQVSQYEEAIPNVYARVGESEGDVNANTEDPDGPNTADIYVTLHNWDRPTTVALAAGLGNFRSTELIDALKPGLESIPDLKAEFRLQQGSVLDLIGSSKAPLLIEISGEEIEQLTRLAEDAKQRLEHTDGLLNVRTNILQGSPEVRLRLDKTQLARLGLEVEGVAAALRRRIDGEVAGQIKRESGDVDLHVEVDYGTETLDTLGDIILKTPTGATVPLRTIADFRIERGPREIVRRGQERVAQVMTDLDNIKLSEGIARARAALDDMHRPVGYSLRFTGEEEQRAEAFERLAFALMLSIMLVYMVMASIFESFLQPLLIMFTIPLAGVGVVGGFILTGQTLNVMGLIGVVMLGGIVVNNAIVLLDCVNQVRQHPGIDSRESLVIGCERRLRPVLMTTATTLLGLLPLALGVGQGAELRQAMAIAVLGGLVSSTVLTLIVIPVCQSYLDSALRIVRGWRGRHQLANGASSASVSQPPAEPESGG from the coding sequence ATGTCGCTGACCAAATTCGCTGTCGCTGCTCCCGTCAAAGTCACCATGATCTTCGTGGCCGTGCTGCTGCTCGGCTACATTTCCATGACGCGTCTGCCCACGAACCTGTTTCCGGACATTCGTGCGCCGAAGGTCACGACCACGATCCGGACTCAGGGGCTCTCCCCGGTCGAGGTCGAGCGGCGAATCAACGAGCCGCTGGAGCGCCAACTCTACACCATCCGCGGCGTCGTGGACGTCGAGACGATTGCCCGTTCAGACAGCGCCGTCATCATCACGGAGTTCACCTGGGACACGCCCCTGGATTTCGCCTTCCTGGATGTGAAGAAGGCCGTTGCGGACCTGCAGCGCGACCGCCAGCAGGAGATCGAGAGCGTCTCGGTCCTGCGTTACGATCCGAATGCGGCGCCAGTCATGACCGTCGGCCTCGTCGGGCCGAAGGGTTCCGACCTGGAAGACCTGCGGCGCCTGGCAGAACAGACTCTCAAACCCCGATTTGAACGCCTCGAAGGCGTTGCGAACGTCGTCGTCTCCGGCGGCGTGCAGCGCGAGATCCGCATCGCGCTCGATCAGACGCTCCTTTTGACTTACGGGATCGATGTCCAGACCGTGGCGAATGCGCTGCGACAATCGAATGTGAACGCTTCCGGAGGCTACGTGTCCGAGGGCACGCGCCGTTTCCTCCTCAAGACCGTCGGCGAGTTCCAAGACCTGGAGGACGTCCGCTCCGTTGTTGTTTCCCGCCAGGGTGAGACGGCGATTCTGCTCGAAGACGTTGCCCACGTGACTCTCGAGCCGAAGGAACCAAAGGGCATTGTGCTCGTGAACGGGCGCAAAGGAATCGGCCTGTCCTTCTATCGCGAGGCGGAGAGCAACACCGTCGCCGTGGCGGATCGCGTCAAGGGCGAGATTCGCACACTGCAGGGCTGGGCCACGCCCGAAGAACGCGACGCACCCAAGCAGCCGCGTCGCGGCGGGATGGGACCGGGCGGTCCCGGCATGATGGCCATGCAGCAGACCAGCACAATTCTTCCGCCGGACACGTCGCTGATTGTCTCCAACGATCAGTCGGAATTCATCCGTGCGGCCATTCGCGAAGTTCGCAACAACGCCATCCTGGGCGGTCTTCTGGCCGTCGCCGTTTTGCTGCTGTTCCTGCGCGACATTCGCACGACCCTGATTATCGCTATCGCGATCCCCGTCTCGATTATCGCTACGTTCAACCTGATGTACTTCCAGGGCCTGACGCTGAATCTGATGACGTTGGGCGGCCTCGCCTTGGGCACCGGTATGTTGGTGGACAACGCGATCGTTGTGCTGGAGAACATCTTCCGATTACGCCAGGAAGGAAAAGACGCGAAGCACTCCGCCGGCGAGGGCGCCAAGCAAGTCTCCGGCGCAATCATCGCCTCGACGCTGACAACGGTCGTTGTCTTCCTGCCGATCGTTTATGTGAAGGGCGTCGCGGGTCTGCTCTTCAAAGAGCAAGCCCTGACCGTCGCATACTCGCTGGTGGCATCGCTGATCGTGGCGCTGCTGCTGATTCCGATGCTTGCGTCGCGTTTTCTCTCGTCACCACCGAAGAACCTGATGACGTCCGATGCCGGGACAGAGGACATGCCGCAAGCCCGCCGGAACTGGTACACGGGCGTACTGAGGTTGGCGCTCAAGGTGCGATGGCTCGTGCTGCTTCTGGCATTTGGTTCGCTCGGAATTACCTGGGTGCTATTGCAGCAAATCCCGCAGGAATTCCTGCCGCGCACGGAACAGCGCCAGATTGGAATTCGCCTCGTCATGCCGAGCGGCACGCCGATCGAGGCAACCGAGCAGGTCGTTGAAAATGTTCTCGGTCAGGTTTCTCAGTACGAAGAGGCCATTCCGAACGTCTACGCCCGGGTGGGCGAAAGCGAGGGAGACGTCAACGCCAACACCGAAGATCCGGACGGCCCTAACACGGCGGACATTTACGTGACGCTGCACAATTGGGATCGCCCGACGACGGTCGCGCTGGCTGCGGGACTTGGCAATTTCCGTTCGACCGAGCTGATCGATGCCCTGAAGCCGGGTCTGGAATCGATTCCCGATCTGAAAGCCGAGTTCCGCCTGCAGCAAGGCTCTGTGTTGGACCTGATCGGCTCGTCGAAGGCGCCGCTGCTCATCGAAATCAGCGGCGAGGAAATCGAGCAGTTGACGCGTCTCGCCGAGGATGCCAAGCAGCGCCTCGAACACACTGACGGCTTGCTGAACGTCCGCACGAATATCCTGCAGGGCTCGCCGGAGGTCCGCCTGCGTTTGGACAAGACGCAGTTGGCCCGCCTGGGACTCGAGGTCGAAGGCGTTGCAGCGGCGCTGCGGCGTCGGATCGATGGTGAAGTCGCCGGCCAGATCAAGCGCGAATCCGGCGATGTGGATCTCCATGTCGAAGTCGACTACGGCACAGAAACACTCGATACGCTTGGCGACATCATTCTGAAGACGCCAACAGGCGCGACGGTACCGCTGCGGACCATCGCGGATTTCCGTATCGAGCGCGGACCGCGCGAGATCGTGCGTCGTGGCCAGGAACGCGTCGCCCAGGTTATGACGGACCTCGATAACATCAAGCTTTCCGAAGGCATCGCCCGCGCCCGCGCGGCACTCGACGATATGCATCGGCCGGTGGGCTACAGTTTGCGATTCACAGGCGAGGAGGAGCAACGCGCGGAGGCCTTCGAGCGACTCGCCTTCGCCCTGATGCTTTCGATCATGCTTGTTTACATGGTGATGGCATCGATCTTCGAGAGCTTCCTGCAACCACTGCTGATCATGTTCACCATCCCATTGGCCGGTGTCGGCGTCGTCGGCGGGTTCATCCTGACGGGCCAGACCTTGAATGTCATGGGCCTGATCGGCGTTGTCATGCTCGGCGGAATTGTCGTGAACAACGCGATCGTGTTGCTCGATTGCGTGAACCAGGTGCGCCAGCACCCCGGCATCGATTCGCGCGAGTCGTTGGTCATCGGATGTGAGCGTCGGCTGCGCCCCGTGCTGATGACGACGGCGACGACGCTGCTGGGACTTCTTCCGCTGGCGCTGGGCGTTGGCCAGGGGGCGGAGCTTCGCCAGGCGATGGCGATCGCTGTGCTCGGCGGCCTGGTTTCCTCGACGGTCTTGACGTTGATCGTGATCCCGGTATGTCAGAGCTATCTGGACTCCGCGTTGCGGATCGTTCGGGGCTGGCGCGGCCGGCATCAACTGGCAAACGGTGCTTCCAGCGCATCGGTTTCACAGCCTCCCGCCGAGCCCGAGAGCGGCGGCTGA
- a CDS encoding sigma 54-interacting transcriptional regulator, giving the protein MDDLTEAILESISDGVFTVDENWRITSFNRAAETITGVPREEAIGRFCSEVFRSSLCGADCALQKTMMNGRPIVGASAYIIDAEGNRIPISISTAVLRDAKGSISGGAETFRDLTEVETLRQELEGRFHVGDLSSRSPAMQRVFEVLPAIAASPSTVLILGETGTGKEVVARTIHSLGPRSNGPFVAVNCGALPDTLLESELFGYKAGAFTGAQRDKPGRFAIARGGTIFLDEIGEVSPALQVRLLRVLQERTFEPLGSTQTERTDARIIVATNRDLAAQVRDETFREDLFYRVNVVSVDLPPLRHRKEDIPMLAEAFVQRFNSIQQKAIEGLDGEALSLLMAYDWPGNIRQLENVIERAFILCSDGVIRIEHLPEDLTARSTKRQDSPDVQTAHDMLDAEAIRAALERNDFNRLAAARELGIHKTTLFRRIKRLGIELPTKDGRSKPR; this is encoded by the coding sequence ATGGACGATTTGACCGAAGCGATTCTCGAAAGCATCTCAGACGGGGTCTTTACCGTGGACGAGAACTGGCGGATTACGTCGTTCAATCGTGCGGCGGAGACGATTACTGGTGTCCCGCGTGAAGAGGCAATCGGGCGGTTCTGCTCCGAAGTCTTCCGCTCGAGTCTCTGTGGAGCCGATTGTGCGCTCCAGAAGACGATGATGAATGGTCGCCCAATCGTGGGGGCGTCGGCATACATCATTGATGCGGAGGGGAATCGCATTCCGATCAGCATCTCAACCGCAGTTCTTCGAGATGCTAAGGGGAGTATCTCCGGCGGCGCAGAGACGTTCCGCGACCTGACGGAAGTGGAGACGCTTCGCCAGGAATTGGAAGGCCGCTTCCATGTCGGCGACTTGTCGAGCCGCAGTCCCGCAATGCAGCGTGTCTTCGAGGTTCTCCCTGCCATCGCCGCCAGCCCGAGCACGGTACTGATTCTCGGCGAAACCGGAACGGGAAAGGAAGTCGTCGCGCGGACGATTCACTCACTCGGCCCACGGAGCAATGGCCCGTTTGTGGCCGTCAATTGTGGTGCTTTGCCGGATACGCTGCTGGAGTCCGAACTCTTTGGCTACAAGGCCGGTGCCTTCACCGGAGCGCAGCGAGACAAGCCGGGACGCTTCGCGATCGCGCGCGGCGGAACGATCTTCCTCGATGAAATCGGCGAAGTCAGCCCAGCCCTTCAGGTACGACTGCTGCGCGTCTTGCAGGAACGCACATTCGAACCGCTCGGCAGCACGCAGACCGAACGAACCGACGCGCGGATCATCGTGGCGACAAACCGCGACCTGGCTGCGCAGGTTCGCGACGAGACGTTCCGCGAGGACTTATTCTACCGCGTGAATGTCGTGAGCGTCGATCTTCCGCCGCTGCGGCATCGCAAGGAAGACATTCCGATGCTGGCCGAGGCATTCGTGCAGCGCTTCAACAGCATCCAGCAGAAGGCCATCGAAGGACTTGATGGCGAGGCGTTATCACTCCTGATGGCTTACGATTGGCCGGGCAACATCCGACAGTTGGAGAACGTCATCGAACGCGCCTTCATTCTCTGTTCGGACGGCGTGATTCGCATCGAGCACCTTCCGGAAGACCTGACGGCGCGATCGACGAAGCGCCAGGATTCGCCCGACGTTCAGACAGCGCACGATATGCTGGACGCGGAAGCGATCCGGGCGGCGCTGGAGCGAAACGACTTCAATCGTCTGGCGGCCGCGCGCGAATTGGGCATCCACAAAACGACGCTGTTCCGGCGCATCAAGCGGCTCGGGATTGAGCTTCCGACGAAGGACGGTCGCTCGAAACCACGGTAG
- a CDS encoding radical SAM protein — MPRTEYRYLYGPVYSRRLGSSLGVDVVPHKVCNFDCIYCQIGRTTLLTMERREYLPIRDILEELEEKLSKPMALDYVTLSGSGEPTLNSGIGELIDGIKNLTDTLVAVLTNGTLLGDRDVQSDLRRANLVLPSLDAGDEETFRLVNRPHPDLHFDAVIDGMAGFVQQFNGKTWLEVMLLAGITGLPSEVKKIAEIVNRIAPDRVQLNTATRPASEKSARRVSAMDLEALKSFFDLPTEVIRKDFDHAPTPAECSADFRDEVLALLRRRPCTSDDIAAGIGVHFIEVLKIIDALIDDGEIQIKETDGRAYYVAERRPSSCDLRKPTGQ; from the coding sequence ATGCCACGCACAGAATACCGATATCTTTACGGCCCCGTGTACTCGCGGCGCCTGGGCAGTTCCCTCGGCGTCGATGTCGTGCCGCACAAGGTCTGCAATTTCGACTGCATCTACTGCCAGATCGGCCGGACGACACTCCTGACCATGGAGCGGCGCGAGTACTTGCCGATTCGCGATATCCTCGAAGAACTCGAGGAGAAACTCTCGAAGCCGATGGCGTTGGACTACGTCACGCTCTCCGGATCCGGTGAGCCGACGCTGAATTCGGGCATCGGCGAACTGATCGATGGAATCAAGAACCTTACAGACACGCTTGTGGCCGTGCTGACGAACGGCACTCTGCTGGGCGATCGCGACGTGCAGAGCGATCTGCGGCGGGCCAATTTGGTCCTGCCATCGCTCGATGCCGGAGATGAGGAGACTTTCCGCCTCGTCAATCGCCCGCACCCGGATCTCCATTTCGATGCAGTGATCGACGGGATGGCGGGGTTCGTTCAGCAGTTCAACGGCAAGACGTGGCTCGAGGTCATGCTACTTGCCGGTATCACGGGACTGCCCTCCGAGGTGAAGAAGATCGCCGAGATCGTGAATCGAATTGCACCGGATCGCGTTCAACTAAACACCGCAACGCGCCCGGCCTCGGAGAAGTCGGCGCGGCGCGTTTCCGCTATGGACCTTGAAGCGTTGAAGTCGTTCTTTGATCTGCCGACGGAAGTCATCCGCAAGGACTTCGATCATGCCCCAACGCCGGCAGAATGTTCCGCCGACTTTCGCGATGAAGTTCTGGCGCTGCTGCGCCGACGACCATGTACTTCGGATGACATCGCGGCCGGGATCGGCGTACACTTCATCGAAGTCCTGAAGATCATCGACGCGTTGATCGACGACGGCGAGATCCAGATCAAAGAAACCGACGGGCGGGCCTATTACGTCGCTGAACGGCGGCCGAGTTCCTGTGACTTGCGAAAGCCGACAGGTCAGTGA